The following are encoded in a window of Egicoccus sp. AB-alg6-2 genomic DNA:
- the metG gene encoding methionine--tRNA ligase, whose translation MTASDTAAARHVLVAVAWPYANGLSHLGHIAGCYLPADIFARFHRISGNRVLMVSGTDAHGTPITVKADQEGVEPAEIVNRYNPRFHEQWERLGISFDLFTTTMTDNHREVTWELFRALHANGYIDTRTTEQFYDPEAQRFLPDRYVEGTCPNCGSPDARGDQCETCGKTLDPIDLIEPRSKFTGATPEPRETEHYFILLPRLQDDLLAWLEQREGWRGHVINWALGFVREGLIDRAITRDLAWGIPLPPELDISTAASEKRIYVWFEAVIGYLSASREWAQEQGDPDAWKDWWLDPAAESYYFVGKDNIPFHAVFWPSYLLGSATNGQPPLNLPTNVPANQYVTFKGAKASKSRGVGKSLLDYLDDYQPDELRYALATILPEYNDTDLSEDELVRRINGELVAAWGNLVNRVLAMTRKNFDGVVPEPGELDDGDHAILATVDRNLAAEAALIEQVELRAALKQALDATQEVNAYLNATEPWKTAKTDRDRTATTLWTAIQAISGCNLAFAPFTPFAAATVSGWLGHDEDLRGTGWARRDVSSGTVLGEPTPLFRKVELPEDDAEA comes from the coding sequence ATGACTGCCTCCGACACCGCCGCCGCCCGCCACGTCCTCGTCGCCGTCGCCTGGCCGTACGCCAACGGCCTGTCGCACCTCGGGCACATCGCCGGCTGCTACCTGCCGGCCGACATCTTCGCCCGCTTCCACCGCATCAGCGGCAACCGGGTCCTGATGGTCAGTGGCACCGACGCGCACGGCACGCCGATCACGGTGAAGGCCGACCAGGAGGGCGTGGAGCCGGCCGAGATCGTCAACCGCTACAACCCGCGCTTCCACGAGCAGTGGGAGCGGCTGGGGATCTCGTTCGACCTGTTCACGACGACGATGACGGACAACCATCGTGAGGTGACCTGGGAGCTGTTCCGGGCCTTGCACGCCAACGGCTACATCGACACGCGAACGACCGAGCAGTTCTACGACCCGGAGGCCCAGCGCTTCCTGCCCGACCGCTACGTCGAGGGCACCTGCCCCAACTGTGGCTCGCCCGACGCCCGCGGCGACCAGTGCGAGACGTGCGGCAAGACGCTCGACCCGATCGACCTGATCGAGCCGCGGTCGAAGTTCACCGGCGCCACGCCCGAACCGCGCGAGACCGAGCACTACTTCATCCTGCTGCCTCGACTGCAGGACGACCTGCTGGCCTGGCTCGAGCAGCGCGAGGGGTGGCGTGGTCATGTCATCAACTGGGCGCTCGGCTTCGTGCGCGAGGGACTGATCGACCGGGCCATCACCCGCGACCTGGCGTGGGGCATCCCGCTACCGCCCGAGCTCGACATCTCCACCGCGGCGTCCGAGAAGCGCATCTACGTCTGGTTCGAGGCCGTGATCGGCTACCTGTCGGCGTCGCGCGAGTGGGCGCAGGAGCAGGGCGATCCCGACGCGTGGAAGGACTGGTGGCTGGACCCGGCCGCCGAGTCGTACTACTTCGTCGGCAAGGACAACATCCCGTTCCACGCCGTGTTCTGGCCCAGTTACCTGCTGGGATCGGCGACGAACGGGCAGCCACCGCTGAACCTGCCGACCAACGTGCCGGCCAACCAGTACGTGACGTTCAAGGGCGCGAAGGCATCGAAGTCGCGCGGCGTCGGCAAGTCGTTGCTCGACTACCTCGATGACTACCAACCCGACGAGCTGCGCTACGCGCTGGCCACGATCCTGCCCGAGTACAACGACACCGACCTGTCCGAGGACGAACTGGTCCGCCGCATCAACGGCGAGCTGGTGGCGGCATGGGGCAACCTCGTCAACCGGGTGCTGGCCATGACCAGGAAGAACTTCGACGGGGTCGTCCCCGAACCCGGCGAACTCGACGACGGTGACCACGCGATCCTGGCCACGGTCGACCGCAACCTCGCCGCCGAGGCCGCGCTGATCGAACAGGTGGAGCTGCGCGCGGCGCTGAAGCAGGCACTGGACGCGACCCAGGAGGTCAACGCCTACCTGAACGCGACCGAACCCTGGAAGACCGCCAAGACCGACCGCGACCGCACGGCGACGACGTTGTGGACCGCCATTCAGGCGATCAGCGGCTGCAACCTCGCGTTCGCGCCGTTCACCCCCTTCGCCGCCGCGACGGTCAGCGGCTGGCTGGGCCATGACGAGGACCTGCGGGGGACCGGCTGGGCGCGCCGCGACGTCAGCTCCGGAACGGTCCTCGGGGAGCCGACCCCGCTGTTCCGCAAGGTGGAGTTGCCCGAGGACGACGCCGAAGCCTGA
- a CDS encoding DeoR/GlpR family DNA-binding transcription regulator, which yields MNRDEREAPLSTPVPARIRRDRILTLVRDREFVRVTELADRFEVSEVTVRTDLDALAERGLLRRVRGGAVPGTGPIVERRFEESTVAAAAEKGDIARAAAAKVQSGDTVILDVGTTTTAIAKALAIRDDLSDLTVFTSSLTIAMALEVATPRFTVVVTGGTLRPTQHSLVEPLAGLVLAKIHAAIAFIGCNGVDVRAGVTNVNLPETQVKRLILQASQRRIVCADHSKLGAVALAHVCDLDDVDLLLTDGGADPELVAGLRETGLAVELA from the coding sequence GTGAACCGCGACGAACGTGAAGCGCCCCTGTCGACGCCGGTGCCCGCACGTATCCGGCGCGACCGGATCCTGACGCTCGTGCGCGATCGCGAGTTCGTGCGGGTGACGGAACTGGCCGACCGCTTCGAGGTCTCCGAGGTCACGGTGCGGACGGACCTCGACGCGCTCGCCGAACGGGGCCTGTTGCGACGCGTCCGCGGTGGCGCCGTGCCGGGAACCGGACCGATCGTGGAGCGCCGCTTCGAGGAGTCGACGGTGGCGGCGGCGGCCGAGAAGGGCGACATCGCGCGGGCGGCGGCGGCGAAGGTGCAATCCGGCGACACGGTGATCCTCGACGTCGGGACCACGACCACGGCGATCGCGAAGGCGCTCGCGATCCGCGACGACCTGAGCGACCTCACCGTGTTCACGAGTTCGCTGACGATCGCGATGGCCCTGGAGGTGGCCACGCCCCGGTTCACGGTGGTGGTCACGGGCGGGACCCTGCGCCCGACGCAGCACTCGCTGGTCGAGCCGCTCGCGGGGCTCGTGCTCGCCAAGATCCACGCCGCCATCGCCTTCATCGGCTGCAACGGCGTGGACGTCCGGGCGGGCGTCACCAACGTCAACCTGCCCGAGACACAGGTCAAGCGCCTGATCCTGCAGGCGTCACAGCGACGCATCGTGTGCGCCGACCACTCCAAGCTCGGCGCCGTGGCCCTGGCGCACGTGTGCGACCTCGATGACGTCGACCTGCTGCTCACCGACGGTGGCGCCGACCCCGAACTCGTCGCCGGACTGCGGGAGACCGGCCTCGCCGTCGAGCTCGCGTAG
- the galE gene encoding UDP-glucose 4-epimerase GalE, protein MRVLVTGGAGFIGSTTAAALVDAGHDVTVVDDLSTGHREAVPDGVRLVVADIADATALADTVAGAGFEACLHFAALIEAGESMRSPERFFAVNTGGSAMLLRVLLEHGVERFVLSSTAAVYGEPERTPISEDDRLAPTNAYGESKLLVERMLAWHHRIHGLRTASLRYFNAAGATPGRPERHAPETHLVPLVLQVAAGQRERISVFGTDYPTPDGTAVRDYVHVADLADAHVRALESLDRHPTLVCNLGNGRGFSVREVIEAAREVTGHAIPAEEADRRSGDPASLVASSARAADLLGWRPRRTELRELVEDAWREGFRA, encoded by the coding sequence GTGCGCGTTCTCGTCACCGGAGGTGCGGGTTTCATCGGCTCGACGACGGCGGCGGCGCTGGTGGATGCCGGCCACGACGTCACGGTGGTCGATGACCTGTCGACCGGTCACCGCGAGGCGGTGCCCGACGGCGTCCGGCTGGTCGTCGCCGACATCGCCGACGCCACCGCCCTCGCCGACACCGTCGCCGGCGCCGGTTTCGAGGCCTGCCTGCACTTCGCCGCGCTGATCGAGGCGGGCGAGTCGATGCGTAGCCCCGAGCGGTTCTTCGCCGTCAACACCGGCGGCAGCGCGATGCTGTTGCGCGTCCTGCTCGAACACGGCGTGGAACGCTTCGTGCTGTCCTCCACCGCCGCCGTCTACGGCGAGCCCGAGCGCACGCCCATCAGCGAGGACGACCGTCTGGCCCCGACCAACGCCTACGGCGAGTCCAAGCTGCTGGTCGAGCGGATGCTGGCGTGGCACCACCGGATCCACGGGCTGCGCACCGCCAGTCTGCGCTACTTCAACGCCGCCGGAGCCACGCCGGGGCGCCCCGAACGGCATGCCCCCGAGACCCACCTGGTGCCGCTGGTGCTGCAGGTGGCCGCCGGTCAGCGCGAACGGATCTCGGTCTTCGGCACCGACTACCCGACTCCCGACGGCACCGCCGTCCGCGACTACGTCCACGTCGCCGACCTCGCCGACGCACACGTGCGGGCGCTCGAGTCGCTCGACCGGCATCCCACGCTCGTCTGCAACCTGGGCAACGGACGCGGGTTCAGCGTCCGCGAGGTGATCGAGGCGGCACGGGAGGTGACGGGTCACGCCATCCCCGCCGAGGAGGCCGACCGCCGCAGCGGTGACCCGGCGTCGCTGGTCGCGTCCTCGGCCCGCGCGGCCGACCTGTTGGGGTGGCGTCCAAGACGGACCGAGCTGCGGGAACTCGTCGAGGACGCCTGGCGAGAAGGATTCCGCGCGTGA
- the galK gene encoding galactokinase, with protein MPRYLAPGRANLIGEHTDHTDGLVLPVAIDRGVTLEVDLGGDAIALRSADADGEVEVPADGSHTPEQGWGRFVAAVAAELAQAGRRPVGMRGALSSDLPQGAGLSSSAALEVVLGLALADAAEFEIAPLELASLCRRAERRAVGVPSGIMDQAASILGRADHAVLLDCGSLEYRHVPLPGDHVLLVADSGVRRQLETSGYAQRSEELAAALPVLEGRRPSEVDVEELDQLLAGVPEVPARRLRHVVTENERVRQTEQALHEGRLDDLGRLFTAGHASLRDDYEVTIPELDRLVELAREGGATAARMTGGGFGGAIIALVPSDRVTAVEATIRDGYGRDYPQHPLQLHRCRIADGARRLDD; from the coding sequence GTGCCCCGCTACCTCGCTCCCGGTCGTGCCAACCTCATCGGTGAGCACACCGACCACACCGACGGGTTGGTCCTGCCGGTGGCGATCGACCGCGGGGTGACCCTCGAGGTCGACCTCGGGGGCGACGCCATCGCGCTGCGCTCGGCCGACGCCGACGGCGAGGTCGAGGTTCCGGCCGACGGCAGCCACACCCCCGAGCAGGGCTGGGGCCGGTTCGTCGCCGCCGTCGCGGCCGAACTCGCGCAGGCCGGGCGGCGTCCCGTCGGCATGCGCGGTGCCCTCAGCAGCGACCTGCCCCAGGGAGCCGGGCTGTCGTCGTCGGCGGCACTCGAGGTGGTGCTCGGGCTCGCCCTCGCCGACGCCGCGGAGTTCGAGATCGCGCCACTCGAGCTCGCCTCCCTGTGTCGGCGGGCGGAACGGCGCGCCGTCGGCGTGCCGTCGGGGATCATGGACCAGGCCGCGTCGATCCTGGGACGCGCCGACCACGCGGTCCTGCTCGACTGCGGTTCGCTCGAGTACCGGCACGTGCCGCTGCCGGGTGACCACGTGCTGCTCGTCGCCGACTCCGGCGTGCGCCGTCAGCTCGAGACCTCCGGCTACGCGCAGCGTTCCGAGGAGCTCGCGGCCGCGTTGCCGGTGCTCGAGGGCCGCCGACCCAGTGAGGTCGACGTCGAGGAACTCGACCAACTGCTGGCGGGCGTCCCCGAGGTGCCCGCCCGCCGTCTGCGGCACGTGGTCACCGAGAACGAGCGGGTGCGCCAGACCGAACAGGCACTGCACGAGGGACGCCTCGACGACCTCGGCCGGCTGTTCACGGCTGGCCACGCCAGCCTGCGCGACGACTACGAGGTCACGATCCCCGAACTCGACCGACTCGTCGAGCTCGCGCGCGAGGGCGGAGCGACGGCGGCGCGCATGACCGGCGGGGGGTTCGGCGGCGCCATCATCGCGCTCGTCCCGAGCGACCGGGTGACCGCGGTCGAAGCCACCATCCGCGACGGGTACGGGCGGGACTACCCCCAGCATCCGCTGCAGCTGCACCGCTGCCGGATCGCCGACGGCGCACGCCGGCTGGACGACTGA
- a CDS encoding family 43 glycosylhydrolase codes for MRAVTGSLVALGASVVLLAAGCGESGPTYANPVFEPILADPGAVRGADGAWYAIGTEDDWGDGAGSRPLPVLRSDDLVEWEHLGEAFERRPRWKDGYLWAPEVIEHDGRYLLYYAISLWGDPDPGIGVATADEPAGPYEDLGPLFLSSEIGVGNSIDPAIVTTEDGLHLVWGSFHGIYLVELSDDGLEVRSDPVRIAGDAWEAVKIEQRDGAFWFFGSLGSCCEGMQSTYRMAVGRADALTGPYLDRDGEDLEHSHGTLLLEGGEDFVGPGHHDLVTDDDGQDWLLYHAYERDRPTAPSGAPRRVLMLDPLDWDDDGWPQVRGGTVPQTGERPMPAVDDQD; via the coding sequence ATGAGAGCCGTCACGGGGTCGTTGGTCGCGCTGGGCGCGAGTGTGGTACTCCTGGCCGCCGGGTGCGGCGAGTCGGGACCCACCTACGCCAACCCGGTCTTCGAGCCGATCCTGGCCGACCCGGGTGCGGTCCGCGGTGCCGACGGCGCGTGGTACGCCATCGGCACCGAGGACGACTGGGGCGACGGCGCCGGCAGCCGTCCGTTGCCGGTGCTGCGCTCCGACGACCTCGTGGAGTGGGAGCATCTCGGGGAGGCCTTCGAGCGGCGGCCCCGCTGGAAGGACGGCTACCTGTGGGCGCCGGAGGTCATCGAGCACGACGGCCGCTACCTGCTGTACTACGCCATCTCATTGTGGGGCGACCCCGATCCGGGCATCGGGGTCGCGACCGCCGACGAACCGGCGGGCCCGTACGAAGACCTCGGGCCGCTGTTCCTCAGCAGCGAGATCGGGGTCGGCAACTCGATCGATCCCGCCATCGTGACCACCGAGGACGGCCTCCACCTCGTGTGGGGTTCCTTCCACGGCATCTACCTGGTGGAGCTCTCCGACGACGGTCTCGAGGTCCGCTCCGATCCCGTTCGAATCGCCGGCGATGCCTGGGAGGCGGTCAAGATCGAGCAGCGCGACGGCGCCTTCTGGTTCTTCGGCTCCCTCGGGTCCTGCTGCGAGGGCATGCAGAGCACCTACCGGATGGCGGTCGGCCGGGCCGACGCCCTCACCGGCCCCTACCTCGACCGTGACGGTGAGGACCTCGAGCACTCCCACGGCACGCTGCTGCTCGAAGGCGGTGAGGACTTCGTCGGTCCCGGCCACCACGACCTCGTCACCGACGACGACGGCCAGGACTGGCTGCTCTACCACGCCTACGAGCGCGACCGGCCAACGGCCCCGAGCGGCGCGCCGCGGCGCGTGCTGATGCTGGACCCGCTCGACTGGGACGACGACGGTTGGCCGCAGGTGCGCGGTGGGACGGTCCCCCAGACGGGCGAGCGGCCCATGCCCGCCGTCGACGACCAGGACTGA
- a CDS encoding carbohydrate ABC transporter permease, which yields MTAVDHEPDQTTAAATGDAGVQPRRPWTRPLGYAVLILLSVIYLAPLLWMLSTSFKTSPEATRWPLELLPSQITTAAYELLFRPGTDTPVLRWFLNSMIAATAHAVLVVATAAPAAYALARMDFRGKKLLFGVILSTLFIPPIIFLVPNYLIVDTFGWLDSLWAVIVPQAAGALGVFLLRQFFLGLPDELEEAALIDGANQFQVFWRVVLPLSKPALATLLVLAFLTNWNDFLWPVYVLFNPDSLTLPPGLARLQGAYTVNYPVIMAGGVIASAPVIALFVFAQRYVIEGVARSGLKG from the coding sequence ATGACCGCCGTCGACCACGAGCCGGACCAGACCACCGCCGCGGCGACCGGGGACGCGGGGGTGCAACCCCGACGCCCTTGGACCCGGCCGCTCGGGTACGCCGTCCTGATCCTGCTGAGCGTCATCTACCTGGCACCGCTGCTGTGGATGCTCAGCACCTCGTTCAAGACCAGCCCCGAGGCGACCCGCTGGCCGCTGGAGCTGTTGCCCTCGCAGATCACGACGGCGGCCTACGAGCTGCTGTTCCGCCCGGGCACCGACACCCCGGTGCTGCGGTGGTTCCTCAACAGCATGATCGCCGCGACCGCGCACGCCGTCCTGGTGGTCGCCACGGCCGCCCCGGCGGCCTACGCGCTGGCACGGATGGACTTCCGTGGCAAGAAGCTGCTCTTCGGCGTCATCCTGTCGACGCTGTTCATCCCCCCGATCATCTTCCTGGTCCCCAACTACCTCATCGTCGACACGTTCGGCTGGCTCGACAGCCTGTGGGCCGTCATCGTGCCGCAGGCGGCCGGTGCGCTGGGGGTGTTCCTGCTGCGCCAGTTCTTCCTCGGGCTGCCCGACGAACTCGAGGAGGCGGCGCTGATCGACGGCGCCAACCAGTTCCAGGTCTTCTGGCGGGTCGTCCTGCCGTTGTCGAAGCCGGCACTGGCGACCCTGCTGGTCCTCGCGTTCCTGACCAACTGGAACGACTTCCTGTGGCCGGTCTACGTGCTCTTCAATCCCGACAGCCTGACCCTTCCCCCCGGCCTGGCGCGGCTCCAGGGCGCCTACACGGTCAACTACCCCGTGATCATGGCCGGTGGGGTCATCGCGTCCGCACCGGTCATCGCCCTGTTCGTCTTCGCGCAGCGCTACGTCATCGAAGGGGTCGCGCGCTCGGGCCTGAAGGGATGA
- a CDS encoding carbohydrate ABC transporter permease codes for MTTTAPEATNGGSTAAGAVPTGRGTQGAWWTPYVFMAPYLALFVIFVAIPAVYGFWISLHQWEYFGAPIFLGVENYVRLFAEGSQRGAAFWQSMRATGIFVVLSVPLLLVLPLLVALVLNLRLRGRTFFRAVYFTPYVLGVAVVGLLWRFLGDPNIGAINYLLGRIGFASNYPWTTALPWGWILLTVLTVWWTLGFNTVIYLAGLQEIPREQYEAASVDGANAWNRFWHVTLPGLRRVLVFVVTVTVLASANMFGQAFLVTQGAPGNRTRTAVMLIAEEGLGSFRLGSAAAMSYILALFLMGGSLLLWGFFRRWEDEA; via the coding sequence ATGACCACGACGGCGCCCGAAGCGACCAACGGCGGCTCGACCGCGGCCGGTGCCGTGCCCACGGGGCGCGGCACCCAGGGCGCGTGGTGGACCCCCTACGTCTTCATGGCCCCCTACCTGGCCCTGTTCGTGATCTTCGTCGCGATCCCGGCCGTCTACGGGTTCTGGATCAGCCTGCACCAGTGGGAGTACTTCGGCGCCCCGATCTTCCTGGGGGTCGAGAACTACGTCCGTCTGTTCGCCGAGGGATCCCAACGCGGCGCCGCGTTCTGGCAGAGCATGCGGGCGACCGGCATCTTCGTGGTGCTGAGCGTCCCGCTGCTGCTCGTGCTCCCCCTGCTGGTGGCGCTCGTGCTCAACCTGCGGCTGCGCGGACGAACGTTCTTCCGGGCGGTCTACTTTACGCCCTACGTGCTCGGCGTCGCCGTCGTCGGCCTGCTGTGGCGCTTCCTCGGTGACCCCAACATCGGCGCCATCAACTACCTGCTCGGCCGGATCGGGTTCGCGAGCAACTACCCGTGGACCACGGCGCTGCCCTGGGGCTGGATCCTGCTCACGGTCCTGACCGTGTGGTGGACGCTCGGCTTCAACACCGTCATCTACCTCGCGGGCCTGCAGGAGATTCCTCGCGAGCAGTACGAGGCCGCCTCCGTGGACGGCGCCAACGCGTGGAACCGGTTCTGGCACGTCACCCTGCCCGGACTCCGACGTGTCCTGGTGTTCGTCGTCACGGTCACGGTGCTCGCGTCGGCCAACATGTTCGGCCAGGCGTTCCTGGTGACCCAGGGCGCACCGGGCAACCGCACCCGTACCGCCGTCATGCTGATCGCCGAGGAAGGGCTCGGATCCTTCCGGCTCGGCAGCGCGGCCGCGATGAGCTACATCCTGGCGCTGTTCCTGATGGGCGGAAGCCTGCTGCTGTGGGGGTTCTTTCGCCGCTGGGAGGACGAGGCATGA
- a CDS encoding ABC transporter substrate-binding protein, with protein sequence MEHLRNSRPVLTRRGFIRVGLGASAAVALAACGRGGNGGGAGGELADVDVAREYDGPAVALAFWNGFTGGDGPFLRDLVEQFNAEHDNVDVEMNTLQWADFYSSVPPAVSRGEGPDVAVMHLDQLGTNASRGVILPLDNVTEALDLNAGDFDQAVWDAGMYQDRRYGIPLDVHPLGFYYNKRVMEAAGLDPDSPPTDRDSLMDALDAMRSNDIQGHWVSPFMFTGGLTFQSLAYQFGGQLYNEDASEATFDAAENVEALEWYLSLIEEGHSPSDVGQDAEHVAFTNDNNAFIWNGIWMIQGYGEDDNLDWGVAEVPQIGSERAVWASSHNFVLMNKQNQDENKVRAAAAFVNWISEHSLQWAEAGQIPARASVRESSEFEALEHQPTFANQLEYARFAPPVPGVGDAQGELETAVGEAVLGQKSAEQALADGVARANEVLESAQREA encoded by the coding sequence ATGGAGCACCTACGCAACAGTCGGCCGGTCCTGACCCGGCGCGGATTCATCCGTGTGGGCCTGGGGGCCAGCGCCGCCGTGGCACTCGCCGCGTGCGGACGCGGTGGCAACGGAGGCGGCGCCGGCGGCGAACTCGCCGACGTCGACGTCGCACGCGAATACGACGGCCCCGCCGTCGCACTCGCCTTCTGGAACGGCTTCACCGGCGGCGACGGCCCGTTCCTGCGTGACCTCGTCGAGCAGTTCAACGCCGAGCACGACAACGTCGACGTCGAGATGAACACGCTGCAGTGGGCGGACTTCTACAGCAGCGTGCCGCCCGCGGTCAGCCGCGGCGAAGGCCCCGACGTGGCGGTCATGCACCTCGACCAGCTCGGCACCAACGCCTCGCGCGGGGTGATCCTGCCGCTCGACAACGTCACCGAGGCCCTCGACCTCAACGCCGGCGACTTCGACCAGGCGGTCTGGGACGCCGGGATGTACCAGGACCGCCGCTACGGCATCCCGCTCGACGTCCACCCGCTCGGCTTCTACTACAACAAGCGGGTCATGGAAGCGGCCGGTCTCGACCCCGACTCGCCCCCGACCGACCGCGACAGCCTGATGGACGCACTGGACGCCATGCGCTCCAACGACATCCAGGGTCACTGGGTGTCGCCGTTCATGTTCACCGGCGGACTCACCTTCCAGTCCCTGGCCTACCAGTTCGGCGGTCAGCTCTACAACGAGGACGCCTCGGAGGCCACCTTCGACGCCGCCGAGAACGTCGAGGCACTCGAGTGGTACCTGAGCCTGATCGAGGAGGGCCACAGCCCCTCCGACGTCGGCCAGGACGCCGAGCACGTCGCCTTCACCAACGACAACAACGCGTTCATCTGGAACGGCATCTGGATGATCCAGGGCTACGGCGAGGACGACAACCTCGACTGGGGCGTCGCCGAGGTGCCCCAGATCGGCAGCGAGCGCGCCGTCTGGGCCTCCAGCCACAACTTCGTGCTGATGAACAAGCAGAACCAGGACGAGAACAAGGTCCGCGCCGCGGCCGCCTTCGTGAACTGGATCTCCGAGCACTCGCTGCAGTGGGCCGAAGCGGGCCAGATCCCCGCGCGTGCCAGCGTCCGCGAGAGCAGTGAGTTCGAGGCACTGGAGCACCAGCCGACCTTCGCCAACCAGCTCGAGTACGCCCGCTTCGCGCCCCCGGTCCCCGGTGTCGGCGACGCGCAGGGCGAGCTCGAGACCGCAGTGGGCGAGGCCGTCCTCGGCCAGAAGAGCGCCGAGCAGGCGCTGGCCGATGGTGTCGCCCGCGCCAACGAGGTGCTGGAGTCCGCGCAGCGGGAAGCGTGA
- a CDS encoding glycoside hydrolase family 2 protein: MTTPRPDYPRPQLRRERWHNLNGTWRFAFDDKDVGLAEGWFVPHGDGDGPFTHRITVPFAFQSERSGIGVNDRHDVVWYARRFDDPRDGDDERLLLHFGAVDYEATVWVDGQQVAHHVGGHTPFTADVTDALEGSGDHLVVVRAFDPLDDLTIPRGKQFWQPRSENIFYTPTTGIWQTVWLEPVGVERVHGWELTPDLAAGEVEVVLHLDPACVGATVQVVVAHDGNVLADDRMQVTQPRLTRRFPVIPVRGHHTGAVADWQNIATWSPEQPRLHDIEVTLQRGDRVTDRVVGYFGMRSIETRDGEVLLNGRPYHQRLVLDQGYFPGGLMTAPTDDDLRRDIELAKELGFNGARKHQKVEDPRWLYWADRLGFLVWDEMPSAYEFSPAMAHRLADEWQQVVARDRNHPCVVTWVPMNESWGVPRLASDPRHRALLQALYHLTRALDPTRPVVGNDGWEQAETDLLTVHDYGTADALQDHFADLETALSAQPAGRPLYTAGHAHRGEPLLVTEFGGIALVSDGDTWGYHTVDSEAALLERYRELLQALAASGPVKGFCYTQLTDVEQEANGLLTFDRRSKLDVASARAATTTTS, encoded by the coding sequence ATGACCACGCCGCGTCCCGACTACCCCCGCCCGCAGCTCCGGCGGGAGCGGTGGCACAACCTCAACGGCACGTGGCGGTTCGCGTTCGACGACAAGGACGTCGGACTGGCCGAGGGCTGGTTCGTCCCGCACGGCGACGGGGACGGTCCCTTCACCCACCGCATCACCGTGCCGTTTGCGTTCCAGAGCGAGCGGTCCGGCATCGGCGTGAACGACCGTCACGACGTGGTCTGGTACGCCCGCCGCTTCGACGATCCACGCGACGGCGACGACGAGCGGCTGCTCCTGCACTTCGGCGCCGTCGACTACGAGGCGACCGTGTGGGTCGACGGCCAGCAGGTCGCCCACCACGTCGGCGGGCACACCCCGTTCACGGCGGACGTCACCGACGCGCTCGAGGGGTCCGGGGACCACCTGGTCGTCGTGCGGGCCTTCGACCCGCTCGACGACCTGACCATCCCGCGCGGGAAGCAGTTCTGGCAGCCGCGGTCGGAGAACATCTTCTACACCCCGACGACCGGTATCTGGCAGACCGTCTGGCTCGAGCCCGTCGGCGTCGAACGCGTCCACGGTTGGGAGCTCACACCGGACCTCGCGGCGGGTGAGGTCGAGGTCGTCCTGCACCTCGATCCCGCGTGTGTGGGCGCGACCGTGCAGGTCGTCGTCGCCCACGACGGCAACGTCCTCGCCGACGACCGGATGCAGGTCACCCAACCCCGCCTGACGCGCCGGTTTCCCGTCATCCCGGTGCGCGGCCACCACACCGGCGCGGTCGCCGACTGGCAGAACATCGCCACCTGGTCGCCCGAGCAGCCACGCCTGCACGACATCGAGGTCACGCTGCAACGCGGCGACCGTGTCACCGACCGCGTCGTCGGCTACTTCGGGATGCGCTCGATCGAGACCCGCGACGGCGAGGTCCTGCTCAACGGACGGCCCTACCACCAGCGGCTCGTGCTCGACCAGGGCTACTTCCCCGGCGGGCTGATGACCGCGCCCACCGACGACGACCTCCGCCGTGACATCGAGCTCGCCAAGGAGCTCGGGTTCAACGGTGCGCGCAAGCACCAGAAGGTCGAGGACCCGCGCTGGCTGTACTGGGCCGACCGCCTCGGGTTCCTGGTCTGGGACGAGATGCCGAGCGCGTACGAGTTCTCCCCGGCCATGGCGCACCGCCTCGCCGACGAGTGGCAGCAGGTCGTCGCGCGCGACCGCAACCACCCGTGTGTCGTGACCTGGGTGCCGATGAACGAGAGCTGGGGCGTCCCGCGCCTGGCCTCGGATCCGCGCCACCGGGCCCTGCTGCAGGCGCTGTACCACCTCACGCGCGCACTCGATCCCACACGTCCGGTCGTCGGCAACGACGGCTGGGAGCAGGCCGAGACCGACCTGCTGACCGTCCACGACTACGGCACCGCCGACGCGCTTCAGGACCACTTCGCCGACCTCGAAACGGCCCTGTCGGCGCAGCCCGCCGGCCGCCCGCTGTACACCGCCGGGCACGCGCACCGCGGGGAACCCCTGCTCGTGACCGAGTTCGGCGGCATCGCCCTGGTCAGCGACGGCGACACGTGGGGCTACCACACCGTCGACAGCGAGGCCGCCCTCCTGGAGCGCTACCGCGAGCTGCTGCAGGCGCTGGCGGCGTCCGGACCCGTCAAGGGCTTCTGTTACACGCAGTTGACCGACGTCGAGCAGGAGGCGAACGGCCTGCTGACCTTCGACCGCCGCTCGAAGCTCGACGTCGCGTCGGCGCGAGCGGCCACCACCACCACGAGTTGA